A region from the Pristiophorus japonicus isolate sPriJap1 chromosome 14, sPriJap1.hap1, whole genome shotgun sequence genome encodes:
- the LOC139279706 gene encoding CD276 antigen-like isoform X3, which translates to MRCSNILSSAFLMMMMMMINSDQLQVSVWEEGVLAIHGQNTVLPCEFLGEYLLDQTIIFWQRVETKEVVFSSNCRKHRQYSGRASLFPEELKLGNASLKLEGVGPKDAGQYMCFTSTRMENSTGIISLTFAAYYTEPSLIIKQTLNGTTFAYESRGFPRASLFWYNEKHQDISALSETLYQLNDDGLYSLWSILRTNDTSRSSNYTFRLRNDVLQQSVSRTFSLSLEIDTDVTKNQWMLVPIIGFIIIWALVLALLQERCLARK; encoded by the exons ATCAACTACAAGTAAGTGTTTGGGAAGAAGGTGTACTGGCCATCCACGGTCAAAACACAGTCCTGCCCTGTGAGTTCCTCGGTGAATACTTATTAGACCAGACCATCATCTTCTGGCAGCGTGTTGAGACCAAAGAGGTGGTCTTCAGTTCTAACTGCAGAAAACATCGGCAGTATTCGGGGAGAGCAAGCCTATTCCCAGAGGAGCTTAAATTGGGAAATGCTTCCCTAAAATTAGAAGGAGTCGGACCAAAGGATGCCGGACAGTACATGTGCTTTACCAGCACTCGCATGGAAAATAGTACAGGCATTATCTCTCTAACATTTGCAG CATACTACACGGAACCCAGCCTAATAATCAAACAAACACTAAATGGAACCACTTTCGCCTATGAATCTCGAGGTTTCCCCAGGGCTTCTCTTTTCTGGTACAATGAAAAACACCAGGATATTTCTGCACTTTCAGAGACCTTGTACCAACTTAATGACGATGGACTGTACTCACTGTGGAGTATTCTGCGAACCAATGATACCAGTAGGAGTTCAAACTACACATTTAGATTAAGGAATGATGTTCTGCAGCAATCCGTTTCCAGGACATTTAGTCTTTCTTTGG AAATTGATACTGATGTTACAAAAAACCAATGGATGCTTGTTCCGATCATTGGATTTATAATCATCTGGGCTCTAGTTCTAGCCTTGTTACAAGAAAGGTGTCTTGCCAGAAA atga